The Streptomyces sp. NBC_00236 DNA window GACGCGCACGGCATCGTGCCCGGCTGGGAGACGGCGCTGGGCGTCGACACCGACACCCTGATGACCAAGAACAACACCACCGGCACCGGTTTCGGTACGGGCGGCGGCAAGTACGCCCTCTCCCGCTCCAACGAGGACGGCAGCGAGCCGTACTCGGTATGGGTCGGCAACACGAGCGGCAAGGGCCAGCCGCAGCTGATCAGCCCGAACAACGGCAACTACAACGTGTACGCCGACACCGATGGCAAGAACGTCGCGTGGGCGGAGTACGGGCCGACGGACGTGAAGTTCCACGTGCGTCCGGTCGGCGGCGGTGTCGACAAGGTCGTCGGCGGTGTCGGCGCCAACGTCGACTCGCTGGTCATGGACGGCAACTTCATCGCCTACACCTACGTCAACCCGCGCACCGGGATGACGCAGGCCCGCTCCATCGACATCCGGACCTCGGAGACGAAGGAGCTGTTCACCAACCCGGTCGGCTCCACGGCGCTTCCCTCCGTTCACGACGGCAAGATCGCGTACGCCAAGCTGTGGCCCGAGGCCGACGGCTACAAGCTCGGCGTCGAGGTCCTCGACACCGCCACCGGCAAAACCACGCTGATGCCGATCGACAAGGGCCACGTGGGCGGCATCGGCCAGACGGCCGTGACCGACGACGGCGTCTTCTGGATCGAGGACGACGACACCACCGACACGGGTCAGGCCGCGGTGCGCCGCGCGGACTTCGACGGCTCGGACCCGGTCACCGTCACCCCGGAGGCCGGTGCGGGCTCGCTCTACGCGTACTCGCTGACCGCCTCCGACGACGCGGTCACCGTCACGTCGCTGCCGCCGGCCACCTCGTGGGCCAACGAGACGCTGCCGAAGCTGTTCCAGATCGCACCCGACGGCAAGGGCGGCGCCCAGCGCGTCTCCTGCAACCGCGGTGACCAGGTCTTCGCCGCGGCCGACGAGGGCGGGCGCGTCCTGTGGCTCGACGGCACCACCGGCTTCACCAACCTGGTGAAGCGGGACCGCCCGGCGGGCTCGTGCTGATCTGAGCTGACGGACGGGAGGGGCGGCCGGGCTTTGGGGAGCCCGGCCGCCCTTCGTCATGTGCTCGGCGCCCCGGACACCCGACCGGCCGTGCTCGCGCGGAGCAGTGATCCGTTCGGAGTAGCCCTGATGGCAGTGGAGTGACGCTGCGGCAAGGCTGGCGGTCAGGGCGACCGACGGGCTGTCCCGATTCTGCCGCGAGGGAGCGCACCATGTCCGGGAACACACAGTCCAAGCCTGCCCAGTCATCGATCAGCCGGGCCAACGAGGAGATCCTGAACCGTTTCCCGTTCGATGACACCCAGGACATGGACGACGCCCGGCACGGGTTCATGGGGACGGCGGAGAGCAGCGAGATCAGTACGGCCGACGGCACGTCCGTCTGGAATCTCGACGCCTACGGATTCCTGGCGCAGGACTGCCCGCCGACCGCCAATCCGAGCCTGTGGCGGCAGAGCCGGCTGGTCGCCGACCACGGACTGTTCGAGGTCGTGGAGGGCATCTACCAGATCCGCGGATTCGACCTGTCGAACATGACGGTCGTCGAGGGCGAGCGCGGCGTCCTGGTGATCGACCCGCTCATCTCCTCAGAAACCGCCGCCGCGGCCCTCGCGCTCTACCGCAGCCATCGCGGCGACCGGCCGGTCACCGCCGTGCTGTACACGCACAGTCATGTCGACCACTTCGGCGGAGTGAAGGGCGTGCTCACCGAGGCGGACGTCGCCGGGGGCGTGCCCGTCATCGCGCCGGAGGGCTTCCTGGAGCACGCGGTCAGCGAGAACGTGTACGCCGGCACGGCGATGGCGCGCCGCGCCGCCTACATGTACGGGGCCGCCCTGTCCAAGGGCCCGCAGGGACAGATCGGCGCCGGTCTCGGGCAGACGACCTCGACGGGTTCGGTCGGCCTGATCCCGCCGACGCTCGACATCACCCGCACCGGTCAGACGGAGACCATCGACGGCATCCGCATGGTCTTCCAGCTCACCCCCGGGACCGAGGCCCCCTCCGAGCTGAACATCCACTTCCCCGCCCACGCGGCCCTCTGCCTCGCCGAGAACGCGACCCACAACCTGCACAACCTGCTGACCCTGCGGGGTGCGGAGGTCCGCGACCCGCGTGTCTGGGCCCTGTACCTGACCGAGGCGGTCACCCTGTTCGGCGATTCCACCGACGTCGCCTTCGCCTCCCACCACTGGCCGGTGTGGGGACGGGAGAAGGTGCAGACCTTCCTCACCGAGCAGCGCGACCTGTACGCCTACCTGCACGACCAGACGCTCCGGATGATCAACCAGGGAATGACGCCGCTGGAGATCGCCGAGGCGATGGAGATGCCTCCGGCGCTCGAGCGGGCCTGGCACACGCACGGCTACTACGGCTCCGTCAGCCACAACACCAAGGCCATCTACCAGCGGTACATGGGCTGGTTCGACGGAAACCCGGCCCACCTGTGGGAGCACCCGCCCGTGGAGGCGTCGAAACGGTACGTGGACTACATGGGGGGCGCAGACGAGGTGGTCCGCCGGGCACGTGACGCGTTCGACGCGGGCGACTTCCGCTGGGTCGCGCAGGTCGTCAACCATGTCGTCTTCGCCGACCCGACCCATGCGGACGCCCTCGCCCTACAGGCGGACGCACTGGAGCAGCTGGGCTACGGCAGCGAGAACGGGACCTGGCGCAACTTCTATCTGACGGGTGCTCTGGAGCTTCGCCGGGGCCCGGTCGGGTCGCCGACCACCACTGCGTCCGCGGACTTCCTCCGCGCGCTGTCGCTGGACCAGCTCTTCGACGCCCTGTCCATCCGGGTCGACGGCCCACGCAGCTGGGACGCGGACATCACCGTGCGTTGGAACGTGACGGGCGGGGAGCCCGTCACCCTGCGGCTGCGCAACGGAGTGCTCACCCATATCGCCGGGACCGGACCGGCCGTCTCCGCCCCCGACGTCGAGGTGGCTCTCGACGAAGCCGCCCTGCGTGCGGTCCTGCTCGGCAGCCTCCCCCCGTCGGAGCTTGCGGGGCGCGCCACCATCACCGGCGACGCGGCGAGGATCACCGAACTTCTCGGCCACCTCAGCCCGACGGACCCGGACTTCACCATCGTCACTCCCTGAACCGACCGGCTGTGGCGGCGCGGACCGGCACGGGCCTGTGCGCGCCTGCCCGGTCCCTGAGCTGTTTCGGTAAGGAGACCCCCATGGCATCCGTCGACGCCGCCACCCTCCGTCGGATGAGCGACGCGCTCTTCATCGAGCGGGGTCTGCGCAGCCCCGGCTCGACCCGGTTCTGGGGGCTGCTCGTCCTGGCGTCGGTCATCGCGAGCGCGGGCGTGGTCGGCGACTCGACGGCGACGGTCATCGGGGCGATGATCGTGGCCCCGCTGATGACTCCTATTCTGGGCAGCGCACTGGCGCTGGTCCTCGCCGACCGTTCGCAGGTGGTGCGGTGCGTGCTGCTGGTGTTCGGCGGTGCGCTGGCCGTGGTGGCGGTCGGCATGCTGCTGGGCTGGATCGCCGCACCGCCGGACTCGTTCGCCTCCAACAGTCAGGTCATGTCCCGGATCAGTCCGCGCCTGATCGACCTGCTCGCCGCACTGGCCACCGGCACCGTCGGCGCCTTCGCGCTGGTCCGCGCGGACATCTCGGACACTCTGCCGGGTGTGGCCATCGCCATCTCCCTGGTGCCGCCGCTGGCCGTGACCGGGCTCCTGCTCACGGTGGGCCGCTATCACGACGCCGGCGAGTCCGCGCTGCTGTTCGCGACCAATGTGGCGGCCATCGTGGCGACCGGCACGGTCGTCTTCCTCGTCTTCGGCGTACGGGGCGTGGCACAGGACTCGGGCTTCGCCGTGGGGCGGTTCCACGGAGGTTCGCTGGCGGCCGTCATCGGGCTCATGCTCCTGGTCGCCGTGCCGTTGACCACCGGGACGATCAGCGTCGCCAGGGACCGCTCCCTGGCCGCCGACGCCCGCCCGGTCGGCGAGAAGTGGGCGGCTACCGGCAAGTGGCAGATCGCTTCCGTCGAGGGACGCAACGGCGTCGTGGTCATCGGCGTACTCGGGCTGCCGCCCCAGCCGGCGCCCACCGCGCTGCGTGCCGCCCTCGACCGCAACGGCATGCGGGACGCGGACCTGGAACTTCATCTGGTGGGCGGGCGCACCCATTGGTGCCCGGCGGACACCGACACCTGCACCGTACGGGATTCGGCCATCGGCTGACCTGGGCTCATGAGTGCTCCGGGGGGCTGTCCGGCGCCGCGCCCCGGGCCGTGCGGGCTCAGGGTGCTCGGCTACAGTGGCGCCCCCATGAACACGCAGCAAACACCCCCCACCACCGGTCACCTTGTCGCCCCTTTGCTGCGTCTGCACCTTTTCGGCCGTTTCCGCGTATCGCGTGACGGTTGTCCCGAACCGACCGGCCGGTGGCCGCGGCTGACGGCCCAGGCGCTGGTCAAGCTGCTCGCTGTCACTCCGGGCCACCGGCTGCACCGTGAGCAGATCATGGATCTCTGCTGGCCGGACACCGATCCGCACGCCGCCGCCGGCAATCTCCGCGTCGCGCTGCACGCGGCGCGGCGCGCGTTGGAGCCCGAGCTCGCCCCGCGCGCCGCGTCCTCGTACCTCGTGGCGGACGGGGCGATGCTCTCCCTCGCCCCGGCCACCGTATGGGTCGACACGGACCATGCCGAAGAGGCCGCCGAGTCCGCGCTGGCGTCGCACGACCCCGCCGCGCTGAAGAACGCCCTGGCCCTGTTCACGGGCGAGCTGCTGCCGGAGGACCGTTACCTCTCGTGGACGGAACCGCGGCGGGCACGACTCAACGCTCTGAAGGTCGAGATGTCCCTGGGGCTGGCCTCCGCCCACCTGGAGCGGGGCGCCCTGCAGGAGGCTACGGCGACGGCGGGGCACATCCTGCGGTCCAGCCCGGCCGAGGAGGCGGCGCACCGGATTCTGATCGACGCCTACATACGCCAGGGTCTGCGACGGCGCGCGGTGGGCCAGTACCACCTGTGCCGTGAGGCGCTCGCGGCCGAACTCGGCGTCCCGCCCGGCCCGGAGACGGAGCGCCTGCACCGGGCTGCCCTGGCCACCACACGGAGGCCGGGCCCGGCCCGGGTGGCCCTGCCCGCACCCCTGCAGAGCCCGGACGTGGCCCCCTTGCGTGGCCGGGACGAGCTGCTGCACCAGCTGCTCACCTCCGGCGGCCCGCCGGTCCGCGTCCTGACCGGCGAGGCCGGTGTGGGC harbors:
- a CDS encoding alkyl/aryl-sulfatase, translated to MSGNTQSKPAQSSISRANEEILNRFPFDDTQDMDDARHGFMGTAESSEISTADGTSVWNLDAYGFLAQDCPPTANPSLWRQSRLVADHGLFEVVEGIYQIRGFDLSNMTVVEGERGVLVIDPLISSETAAAALALYRSHRGDRPVTAVLYTHSHVDHFGGVKGVLTEADVAGGVPVIAPEGFLEHAVSENVYAGTAMARRAAYMYGAALSKGPQGQIGAGLGQTTSTGSVGLIPPTLDITRTGQTETIDGIRMVFQLTPGTEAPSELNIHFPAHAALCLAENATHNLHNLLTLRGAEVRDPRVWALYLTEAVTLFGDSTDVAFASHHWPVWGREKVQTFLTEQRDLYAYLHDQTLRMINQGMTPLEIAEAMEMPPALERAWHTHGYYGSVSHNTKAIYQRYMGWFDGNPAHLWEHPPVEASKRYVDYMGGADEVVRRARDAFDAGDFRWVAQVVNHVVFADPTHADALALQADALEQLGYGSENGTWRNFYLTGALELRRGPVGSPTTTASADFLRALSLDQLFDALSIRVDGPRSWDADITVRWNVTGGEPVTLRLRNGVLTHIAGTGPAVSAPDVEVALDEAALRAVLLGSLPPSELAGRATITGDAARITELLGHLSPTDPDFTIVTP
- a CDS encoding DUF389 domain-containing protein; this translates as MASVDAATLRRMSDALFIERGLRSPGSTRFWGLLVLASVIASAGVVGDSTATVIGAMIVAPLMTPILGSALALVLADRSQVVRCVLLVFGGALAVVAVGMLLGWIAAPPDSFASNSQVMSRISPRLIDLLAALATGTVGAFALVRADISDTLPGVAIAISLVPPLAVTGLLLTVGRYHDAGESALLFATNVAAIVATGTVVFLVFGVRGVAQDSGFAVGRFHGGSLAAVIGLMLLVAVPLTTGTISVARDRSLAADARPVGEKWAATGKWQIASVEGRNGVVVIGVLGLPPQPAPTALRAALDRNGMRDADLELHLVGGRTHWCPADTDTCTVRDSAIG